GCACTATGGTATTTCTCACCTCATCGAGGAAGCTCTTCGAAAGGCTAGTGAAGCCTATATAGCCTACCAGCTCTCCACTATACAGTTTAAGCGGGGGTTCTGAATCTCTAGCCCGGGATAGCAGTCTACTATATTCTCCTAGCAGGAAGTCTATTTCAGCTCGTACATCCTCGACTCCAGCAAACCGAGAGCTACTCCTGAAGTGCACGCCGAGACCACTACCGGCGATGCGTGAGGCTGCAATAGCTGTTAGCCTCGCCTTCAACTCAGGATCCCTGATATGCTTCGAGAAATATACTCTCGAGTCACCGTGGATTAATGCTACTAGCCGGCCTGTAAGCCTAAAGCTCCTCGATACAATTATCCTCTCACCAGGGTATAAGGGGGCCCTTCTCACACCTATTATGAGCTTTCCACCGGGTCTCTCAGAGCACGGGGTGACCTGTGCCTTAAAGTCACCAGCGTCTACAGTGCACTCTCCACCCTTATTCTCCTCTACTTTAGCCAGGTAGACTGAATACAGTTCTATCTTCGATAGGGCTCTAATAGTGTAGGGTATCATGTTGGTCAGGTAGTCGAATACTTCTCTGGTTTCAGCTGGGAAGCCCACTACTATTACTCCGTCGCCGTCATCGCTGTCCTTGACTGTTACATCACTAGGTGAGTTATCGAAGCTTAAACCCAGCCTGCTCATAATCTTCTCGCTAGCCTGGACTATCCTATACCCTTTCTCGGCGAGCATTTTAGTTATTGCCGTAGAGTATATGCCTCTAACTCTAACCCGAATCAACCGGCCCTGCCTCGTTAATCATGTATTGTCTCGAGTATTGCTATAACCTGCCATATCTTTGTCCTAGCGCTTAAAGGCATGTTTGGATCCTGGCTTACCTGGTCTAATGCTCCTACAGCGTTCGCTGCTCTAACTCCAAGAGTATACCGCTCATCGCGTAAATGATTTAACGCCTCAGTAGCAGCTCTCCTAATATTTCTTGGAACAGCAGTATCATTAATAATACTCATTAAAAGGTATATAGCGCTCCTTAATTTAACCTCGTTGTCAGGAGCCCGGCTCAAGCCTCCCACCTCTCCACAACAGCTTTACTTATTATCAGATTCAATTGAGTTGCAACCTCCAAATTAAAATCTTGATTAAGCTTTAAGCTTATGTTAATGTAGTCTTAGAGGTGGTTTAAGTGTCATCAAAAGACCCAGTTAAAATCATGGCTGAACTCCTTAAGTCCGGTGCAGTAATGCTCCCGGAGACCTGTCCTGTTGAGGGATGCAACCTCCCTCTCTTCAAGTTGAAGAGTGGTGAGATCGTATGCCCTATCCACGGTAAAGTACACGTGGTTAGAACAGAAGAAGAGGTTAAAGAAGTATACTCTAAGACCTCGTTGTCAGCACTCCTCGATCGAGTGGAGGCAGCAGCTATTAAAGCTGTAAGCTCACTAGTGGAGGAAGTAGACGTAGATGCCGCTGACATCGTGAAATGGCTTGAGGTGCTAGAGAGAGTCCAAAGGCTGAAGTCTATGCTGAGAAAAGAGCAGTACATTCCCCCCTCAAGATCATAGCTTTAATCTTACAGCTTCTATCCTCCAGTGGCTTGAAGCCGGTATTCACGTAGAGAGATTGTAGTTCAGAGTTTACTACCTCATAAGTCTACCAGGTAAGTGATCGTCTAGCATATCCTCCATTCTCTTCCTATTCTCTGATACTTCTTCATTACTATCTCCCTTGCTTTCATCAGTAATCCTTCTTTATCATACATTATTATTCCATCAGCTAGCGCATCTAGTATTACACCCCAACCTCCTTCCACTGCGCCTAGAAGTTCTCGAGGTGTTAACCATATATCTTCTATTACCCCTATGTCAGCCTTATATTCTAGAGTAGTAAACCACCTAATAGAGGGGTTTTTCAGGAAGGCTTTCTACTATAATGAGCACACCTATATCGCTTTCAGGAAATGGTTTCTCCTCACCTCTCGCAATTCTCTTATGGAGTAGCGAGATCCCGGTTTACACAGTGAAGTTTATAGGTGATATACGGCCACAAGGCTAAACCCACGTGACTCCAAGAGAGATAAAGTGGCTGGGTTAAGGACCCCCCCGGCTCCATATACTACAAGCAACACCTAGTTGAAGAAGTAATAGTGGAACCGGTAAGTCAACAATTCTACTGGAGATTAAAGCTTTTAACACAACTGTCGGCCTATGTGTCTTACCAGGCTCAAAGCCTGAAGCAGCTATTAATGCCTTCACCGCCTTCTGCGATGCAAGCTCAGCGTAGAAGACCGATGCAGCATGTTGATCACTGTTGAAGATGCTGTATGCAACACTTAAGTCTTCACGAGCCATAGTAATCCAGTCACACGCTTTATCTATTCTTTACCATGGAGGCCACGCTACCAGAGGTTCTCACACTAAGTGTAAGTATAAATAATCTAATAAGAGTCAAAGTAGTTTACATCCCACGTGATATTAAGCTGTATACAGCCCTCCATACATCCTCGTATACGTGTTCTAGGGGTCTCGACGCATTAATACTCAGGAGTAACCCCATCCCCACCATCCTAAGATAGGCTTCTCGCACCCTTCTGAGGAACTCTACCTCCTCGTACTCAGGGAATCTAGATGACGCGCTGGCTTTTCTTGAGAGCCCCTCCTGGGGATCCACATCCAGGTATACTGCTAGATCTGGTTTAAGAGCATACTTGTTTACCTCTAGGATCCATTCGAATGGTGCTCCACTAGCTGACTGGTAGGCTACACTACTATAGAAGTATCTATCAGAGACTACTATAGCGTGCTCCTCGAGGAGAGGCTTAATCTTCTCCTTAATGTGTAGTAGCCTGTCGAGCGCGAAGGTTAATGCATCTATGTATGGGTCCCTCAGGTTATTGTAGCGTGACTTAATTACTTTAACTATCTCGGAGTCTGTTGGCTCATAGGTGTAGGCTGCCTTGAACCCCATTCTATTAAGCTCGCTGACTAGTCTTAAAGCTATGCTTGTCTTACCAGCTCCATCAACCCCCTCTAGCACTATAAAGTATCCCTTATTCAGCATAGATTACACCTGAGCCCCGCTTATACCTCAACAGCTTCTTTCCTTTCAAAAAAATCTTGAATTCCTCGTAGTCTACTGCGATTAGCAGGGGTATCTCAGCTATAATGCATCCTGCTATCAGTATGGGTTCAACTTCCTTCACGATCATGCAGGCTGGTGACTTACCGTGACGCTTCAGCGCGTAGATTATGTAGGAGCCTACAGTACTCCCTCTACTCCCCTTGAATACTAGGACTTTACCACTAATAGATACCTCTTCCCCCTCCGTTTTCACAACTCCTCTAGCAGGTTCTACCTCTCCTAGGAAGCTTAGGTACTGGTCTACGAGTACTGGCTCCCCCTCGCAGTCACCGTCGACTACTACTTTAACCCGCCAGCTCTCCATAGACAGCTTCAACCACCTCTCTAAGCCCTGCTATCTTAACCCGCAGCCCATGTATTCTCCTAAGGTAGAATGCAGCCTTACCGCTATTAGTTACAACTACATCGTACCTCCTGCGTAGCACTGATACTACCGGGCAGGTGCCTGCAGCTATTTCAACACCTCTTGAGACCAGCTCGCTCACAATCCACTTAAATCTTGAAGGGTACTCTGCTGGAATTGTTATCAAGAGCTTCCCTCTCCTAGGGGCCCGGTAGCCTCTCCTCCTTAGAATCCTGGCTACCTCCATGATCTCCTCTAAGCTTAAATGAGGGCACCCAGTATACCCTAGTATCTCGCCGTTAAGCGAGTACTCTCCTCCAATATACTTCTCGAGATCGCCTGCTTCAATAGTTATATTCTCCCTGACATCCAAACTGTATGTTCCTTGAGGGGTCCAGCCTGGTATAACAGCCAGTGCATGGCTGCCCGAGGCAGCCATCGCTGCTAACAGAACTTTAAGCTCTAGTAGACTAAGCCTCCTGGCGAAGGTGAGCAACGGTTTCTCACGGATGTTCTCACCTATCCAGAGGCCGATCGCCCCACTAGGGTAGCCGCTGGCTTCACGTGAAACCTCAATACTTACCTCTATAACACGGTTCTCCAGCTTGTGTAGTCCAGCATCATAGGTGAAGCCTGTGAGAGCTGCAGCTAGAGTTACAGGTCCTCCTTCTCTATTCGTGAATCCACCGTAGATGGAGTTTGCTACTATAACAGCACTACTCTCACCCCATGCTAAGTGCTCGCCGGGAGCCGGGGGCCTATACCAGTATGGGATGCAGGTGAAGACAGGCTTGAAGCCCATCCCGGTGAGAGCACTATCTATTACAGCCTGCTGGGTCATTAAGCTGTTATCTATAATTGATTGCAGGCTGCTGTAGTCCACGCCTCCAGGATTCACGGTTGTGTATACTCTAGCCCTTCCTCCCTTCTCGTAGAGCTCTCTAATGAACTCGGCACCGTAGACACCTATATTACTAAATGATACACCGGAGACGTGCGCGTGGACTATCTCAATTAGTCTCTCAGCACCCATGGATTCCCCGACTTTAACTAGTATCTCTACAGCTTTAGCAGTACTCCAACCGTACTCTCCTTTAAGCATGGCTTCCTGGAGGCGTGTTAAATACAATCTACGGGACCTCGACTCTCCTATACTTACTCCAAGGCTCGTTAAACGGCTTGACAGCCACGAAGACGACTTTATCTCCTACTCCATCCTTGCTCCTAGGATCCAGCGTGCTCCCCTTGAGGTCGCGGAGTACTATTATATCCTCTGAACCCTTCATTCTTGTTGCTAAAGCCCATTCAACCATTAATGGATTATCTACATCTATGTCGTCATCAACCACGATGACGTGCTTGACGCTTGGGTGGGCTGTTATAGCTGCAAGACCGGCTAGCCTGGCTTCCCCCGGCGACTGTTGTCTCAGCGAGATAACTACGTGGAGCCAGCTTGACCCGCCCTCTGTTAACCTCACAGACTTTAAGCCTGGTGCAACCTTCTTCACCTGGCTGTATATGACTGGCTCCCTAGGAAAGCCCATTAGAAACTGGTGTTCCCATGAACCTGGGACTATTGCATGAAAGACTGGATCCTCTACTCTAGACACGTATACAGCGAGAGGCTTGAAGACAGGCTCCATTCGCTCCTCGTCGACTAGCATTAGAATGTCTGTGAAGGGCCCTTCTCTATCTCTTTCACGTGTTATTAAGCCTTCAACCACTATGCTGGAGTCAACTGGAACTGGTATCTTGAATAAGGGTGTCTCAGCGACTAGGTCGCCGCCACCAAGGGCTGCTCCCACGCTAATCTCGAATACCCCTAGAGGCGGTGTCATAGCTGATGCTATCTCCTGGAACGGGTTAACACCTAGGACTACTGCCACCGGGGTATCCCGGCCTTCCTCACTGTTCTTTGAGACAATATAGTGGAGGTGCCTGGGTACTATTCTAATTGTTGCCTTCCCTCTCTCGTGATACATTATCCTGTGGAAGCTACTATTGCAGAACTCCCTAGTGCATGCTATTACAATAGAGCTTGTGAGGTATGACCCCCCGTCTTCCCTGTAGTACCTTATGAATGGGAGGGTTTCAAGTAGTCCTTCAGCACGCTTAAAATACTTGTCGAAGTCATCTTTTCTCAGAGTGGCAGGCTTATTTAAGGCGGCATCTAGAATTCCATATAGTTCCTCATCGCTTTTAGAATTGAAGAGCCCATGTAAATCCTGTCTTCTAGTGACTAGATTCGAGTAGCCTACAATCCATTCTTTACCTCTTACTCTGAAGACTACGACCTTATCTCTATTACTCCATGCTGCTCTAGTGACCTCGTAGCCTTCCTCCACTAAGCCTATGTCAACTATGTTTTTACCCAGCCTGCCGGCTAGTTCTTCGAGAGTCTTCAGATTCAAGCTCTCAGGCCCCAATGTACTCCTCGCTGTAGTCTTCTCTAAGCCTTATAGGTGACAGCTTTAAGATATCTATCTTTCCCTGGAATCCTGTTCTAACTAGAACCTGCTTACTCTCGAAGTCCAGCTTCTCTAGGAGGCAAGGGTAGTCTCCTCCTCTTAGAGAGCCTACACTACAGTAGACTCCTTTCTCAAAGCCTAAATTATGGACTCTCACCTCGCTTACCCCTAGCTTCTTAGCTAGTTCCTCCCTGCTGACAGCTTTAATAGATCCATAGATGTTCAGTTCGCCGTGGATCCGTGAAGCATAGACTACTTTGCCCTCTACTAGGCCTTCAAGCATAGATGCATCAACAGGGTACCCGTGGAATAGTGGATGGCCATTAATGAGTATGGAGTCCATGGGGATCCTCCTTAAAGGCGCGTTCGCCAGGAAATCCCTATACTTCATGCTTCTCAGCAGTCTTCTCTCCTCTCTGCTGCGAATTTTTCTTGCTGAGGGTTCTGGTAGCTCATATACCTCAACACCAATCAACTTGTACCGCTTAAAGTACTGGCTTAAACCCTCACCGAAAACTACTATGACATCTGGTTCCACTACTTCAACCAGGTGTTGCTTGTAGTATACGGCGCCGGGGTCCTTAACCCAGCCATCAGTATCCACTACTGTAATATTACATCCAGCAGACTCTGCGAGATTAAGCAGCCACTTTATCTCCCTGGGAATCACGTGGGTATAGCCTTGCGGCCGTATATCACCTATAAACTTCATTGCGTAAACCGGGATCTCGCTACTCCATAAGACTGGCTTCTCAGGTACCCCAAGAGAGATAAACCCGGGAGGACCTATATTAGACTGGCCGAGGTCACCGTCTACCAAGCCTGGCTTTAAGCCTGTTGACATAGCTATATTCACGAGTAGAGTTGAAAAAGATGATTTCCCTGAATCCGTGCCCCCAATAACCACTATTCTCTTAAATCCTCTTGAAACCACGTCTAGTGCTAGATTAACCCTCATCCTATAGGGGTCCTGTTCATCTAGTGGCTGTATAGTGGATTCATTACTCATGTTAACATCGAGCTCTGAGTCTTCTAAGGCTTCAATAATATAGTTTCTCGATTTGTGGACAACTAGGCTCTCTCCTTCCCTAAAAGTCCTCCAGAGGATACTCACTGATCCCTTAGTGATAGTTATATGCATAGGGCCGTATACCTTAACAAACTCGCCTCTAGCGAGGCTTAAACGCGGAATCTTACCCCACCTCAACACCCTTCTTTAAAGCTATCTTGTATGCTGCATAGACATCCTTCTCCCTGTAGGGCTTTACCCTCCTTAACCTCGACTCGAAGACCTTCATCTCCCCGGTTTTAAGAGGGTTAGGAGTTGTATCGTCTTCATCTACAACTTCAACTCTTAACCCAGTATCCTTTCTAATTAGGAGGGCGGTCTCCACTCCTTTATGCTTGGATCCCACTCTCACAACTAACTTCCCCGCGGGTATGCAGCTAGCCACGTAGGATAGCGTGTTGAGGAGGTCTACATAGTCTCCTGACCCATGCATTACGTACTCGCCGTCACCTATTACTATGTAGCCTAAGCGTCTCCCGGGGTCAACGCCTACAACAAGCTCGGAATACTGCTCCTTCAAGTGGCTGGCTAGAATAGCCTTCTCCAGGTTAACGCATTCATGGCCTGGGTCGTAGACGACTAGTAAATCCTTTCTCTCTGAGGCTTCTCTTAGGAATAAAGGGTGGTCAGTGTACACTACGCTACCGTATGGTACTTCACTGCTCGAGTAGTAGTGAGTGAAGTAGACTCCCCTCTCACGGAGAATATCGAGGACCCTGATAAACCATCTAGGCTCGTATACTGCTATCACCAGCGGGCGCTTCTGCAAGCCTATGGGTCACCAGGTTTAATCCTAATTAGATATCCTGATATTATGATTAACTCTTAGGGTGATTTTTATAGGATTATACACAGGGAACCCCGAGATAGATGAACTCATAGATAAGTCTACAGTAGCCACATTCTACGGTGTAGCCGGGGCTGGGAAAACCATTATGCTGCTAGTAATAGCAAGCAGGTTCTGCAGGAACAAGGAGTGCATCTACATTTCAACTGAGGGGACACTCCACTACGAGAGAGTAGCTGCTAGTCCAGAAGACTACGAGTGGAGTCTCTTTACTGAAGTATATGATCTCGAGAAGCTTGTAGATCTAGCTACATTTATCCGCCTTCAGGGCTTTCAGGGAGTCTTCGTGGATAGCGTTAACTCGCTCTTCAGGCTTAAAGCACTCAATGAGGGAGCACTCTCCAAACTAGCATACATCATGGCGTCTCTGAGAAAAAGTGTCGAGGAGACTGGCGGTAAAGCCTTCATGTCCGCTAAGGTGAAGGCTGAGGAGGGGGAAGATACGCCTGTAGGTGAATCCGTCTTAAAATACTACTCGGATCTAGTAGTGCATCTAGGTTTAATGGGCGATAAAAGATACGCCAGGATAGTTAAGCCGGAAGGTAGTGGAAGAAAATACCTGTACGTGATTACTGAGAGGGGTATTACATGGCTCTCGGAGAATACATAGTGTGGGCTGCGAAATACTACCTCCCAGGCATGATTGCTAACGCATCCCCCCTCCTCGTGAAGGGTACTAAGCTGATTGACGGGGGAAAGCGATTCATCGATGGAAAACCAGTTTTCGGTGGACACAAGACATGGGAGGGTTTTGCTATAGGGGTAGTCAATGCATATATCACTGGGGCAGCACTAGGATTCATCCTCGGAGACCCATGGATCCAGGTGCTATCAGTAATCACGGGGGCTTCGGCAATGACCGGGGATT
The nucleotide sequence above comes from Desulfurococcus sp.. Encoded proteins:
- a CDS encoding DUF402 domain-containing protein; protein product: MIRVRVRGIYSTAITKMLAEKGYRIVQASEKIMSRLGLSFDNSPSDVTVKDSDDGDGVIVVGFPAETREVFDYLTNMIPYTIRALSKIELYSVYLAKVEENKGGECTVDAGDFKAQVTPCSERPGGKLIIGVRRAPLYPGERIIVSRSFRLTGRLVALIHGDSRVYFSKHIRDPELKARLTAIAASRIAGSGLGVHFRSSSRFAGVEDVRAEIDFLLGEYSRLLSRARDSEPPLKLYSGELVGYIGFTSLSKSFLDEVRNTIVPTVIGHHSLRSMNLGDLVELAEHAITYGCDRSNISRSLLEYVLLKIREKNVIHIRHIKPTGEVLELTPGRIESVVEARGSRRILVKRVIAGGGFYDGLNVEKKPGDVDYALIPLGESFISHNYYRDGVWLGSYINVNTPPEVSPGLLKYHDLLVDVVVSPQLEARIIDVDRLEDACSKGLLSHQLCDHAMKTAESIARDPALYLYNPASLIQ
- a CDS encoding UPF0147 family protein — its product is MSRAPDNEVKLRSAIYLLMSIINDTAVPRNIRRAATEALNHLRDERYTLGVRAANAVGALDQVSQDPNMPLSARTKIWQVIAILETIHD
- a CDS encoding HEPN domain-containing protein, producing the protein MAREDLSVAYSIFNSDQHAASVFYAELASQKAVKALIAASGFEPGKTHRPTVVLKALISSRIVDLPVPLLLLQLGVACSIWSRGGP
- the tmk gene encoding dTMP kinase — protein: MLNKGYFIVLEGVDGAGKTSIALRLVSELNRMGFKAAYTYEPTDSEIVKVIKSRYNNLRDPYIDALTFALDRLLHIKEKIKPLLEEHAIVVSDRYFYSSVAYQSASGAPFEWILEVNKYALKPDLAVYLDVDPQEGLSRKASASSRFPEYEEVEFLRRVREAYLRMVGMGLLLSINASRPLEHVYEDVWRAVYSLISRGM
- a CDS encoding DUF126 domain-containing protein translates to MESWRVKVVVDGDCEGEPVLVDQYLSFLGEVEPARGVVKTEGEEVSISGKVLVFKGSRGSTVGSYIIYALKRHGKSPACMIVKEVEPILIAGCIIAEIPLLIAVDYEEFKIFLKGKKLLRYKRGSGVIYAE
- a CDS encoding aconitase X catalytic domain-containing protein, producing the protein MYLTRLQEAMLKGEYGWSTAKAVEILVKVGESMGAERLIEIVHAHVSGVSFSNIGVYGAEFIRELYEKGGRARVYTTVNPGGVDYSSLQSIIDNSLMTQQAVIDSALTGMGFKPVFTCIPYWYRPPAPGEHLAWGESSAVIVANSIYGGFTNREGGPVTLAAALTGFTYDAGLHKLENRVIEVSIEVSREASGYPSGAIGLWIGENIREKPLLTFARRLSLLELKVLLAAMAASGSHALAVIPGWTPQGTYSLDVRENITIEAGDLEKYIGGEYSLNGEILGYTGCPHLSLEEIMEVARILRRRGYRAPRRGKLLITIPAEYPSRFKWIVSELVSRGVEIAAGTCPVVSVLRRRYDVVVTNSGKAAFYLRRIHGLRVKIAGLREVVEAVYGELAG
- a CDS encoding UbiD family decarboxylase, encoding MNLKTLEELAGRLGKNIVDIGLVEEGYEVTRAAWSNRDKVVVFRVRGKEWIVGYSNLVTRRQDLHGLFNSKSDEELYGILDAALNKPATLRKDDFDKYFKRAEGLLETLPFIRYYREDGGSYLTSSIVIACTREFCNSSFHRIMYHERGKATIRIVPRHLHYIVSKNSEEGRDTPVAVVLGVNPFQEIASAMTPPLGVFEISVGAALGGGDLVAETPLFKIPVPVDSSIVVEGLITRERDREGPFTDILMLVDEERMEPVFKPLAVYVSRVEDPVFHAIVPGSWEHQFLMGFPREPVIYSQVKKVAPGLKSVRLTEGGSSWLHVVISLRQQSPGEARLAGLAAITAHPSVKHVIVVDDDIDVDNPLMVEWALATRMKGSEDIIVLRDLKGSTLDPRSKDGVGDKVVFVAVKPFNEPWSKYRRVEVP
- a CDS encoding Clp1/GlmU family protein — encoded protein: MRWGKIPRLSLARGEFVKVYGPMHITITKGSVSILWRTFREGESLVVHKSRNYIIEALEDSELDVNMSNESTIQPLDEQDPYRMRVNLALDVVSRGFKRIVVIGGTDSGKSSFSTLLVNIAMSTGLKPGLVDGDLGQSNIGPPGFISLGVPEKPVLWSSEIPVYAMKFIGDIRPQGYTHVIPREIKWLLNLAESAGCNITVVDTDGWVKDPGAVYYKQHLVEVVEPDVIVVFGEGLSQYFKRYKLIGVEVYELPEPSARKIRSREERRLLRSMKYRDFLANAPLRRIPMDSILINGHPLFHGYPVDASMLEGLVEGKVVYASRIHGELNIYGSIKAVSREELAKKLGVSEVRVHNLGFEKGVYCSVGSLRGGDYPCLLEKLDFESKQVLVRTGFQGKIDILKLSPIRLREDYSEEYIGA
- a CDS encoding AAA family ATPase — protein: MIFIGLYTGNPEIDELIDKSTVATFYGVAGAGKTIMLLVIASRFCRNKECIYISTEGTLHYERVAASPEDYEWSLFTEVYDLEKLVDLATFIRLQGFQGVFVDSVNSLFRLKALNEGALSKLAYIMASLRKSVEETGGKAFMSAKVKAEEGEDTPVGESVLKYYSDLVVHLGLMGDKRYARIVKPEGSGRKYLYVITERGITWLSENT
- a CDS encoding CDP-archaeol synthase translates to MALGEYIVWAAKYYLPGMIANASPLLVKGTKLIDGGKRFIDGKPVFGGHKTWEGFAIGVVNAYITGAALGFILGDPWIQVLSVITGASAMTGDLIGAFVKRRLSIPPGRPLPVVDQLSFALTITLVYFILGVEEVVKHLDFIAATLILIFILHVLTNYVAYILGIKDEKL